The following are encoded together in the Tetrapisispora phaffii CBS 4417 chromosome 5, complete genome genome:
- the ERG1 gene encoding squalene monooxygenase (similar to Saccharomyces cerevisiae ERG1 (YGR175C); ancestral locus Anc_5.185), producing the protein MSGKTVAPELLTADENVKYDALIVGCGVIGPCIATALARKGKKVLIVEKEWTFPERIVGELMQPGGVRALKSLGMVQAFNNIDAYPVTGYTVIYNGEEVDIPYPYKADSAPVEKLEGIVKDGNDKVLDDANIKIKDFEDDERERGIAFVHGKFLQNLRKIVADEPNVTRLQGTVIEIMKDDKNEVYGAKVDIPTRGKVVFKANLTFVCDGIFSRFRTELHPDHQSRVDSSFIGMALYNADMPAPKHGHVILGNNHLPIICYQISPEEVRLLCAYNSAKLPSDIKGWMTKEVQPFIPKKLRPSFDAALAEGKFKSMPNSYLPAIPNQITGLCVIGDALNQRHPLTGGGMTVGLQDVVLLMKKISDLDFNDRELVLDEILDFNYEKKDYGVVINVLSIALYALFAANTPELKVLQKGCFKYFQRGGDSIAVPARFLAGVLPKPLVLTRVFFAVAFYACYINIQEQGLVGFFQAFSILITAFKVFTPFLYEEMFS; encoded by the coding sequence ATGTCTGGTAAAACTGTTGCTCCAGAGTTGCTAACAGCTGATGAAAATGTTAAATACGACGCCTTAATCGTCGGTTGTGGTGTTATTGGTCCATGTATCGCTACTGCTTTGGCCAGAAAAGGTAAGAAAGTTTTAATCGTTGAGAAGGAATGGACTTTCCCAGAAAGAATTGTCGGTGAATTAATGCAACCAGGCGGTGTTAGAGCTTTGAAATCTTTAGGTATGGTTCAAGCTTTCAACAACATTGATGCTTACCCAGTCACTGGTTACACTGTTATTTACAACGGTGAAGAAGTCGACATTCCATACCCATACAAAGCTGACTCTGCTCCAGTTGAAAAACTAGAAGGTATTGTCAAGGATGGTAACGACAAAGTCTTAGATGATGCTAATATTAAGATCAAGGATTTCGAAGATGACGAAAGAGAAAGAGGTATTGCTTTCGTTCACGGTAAATTCTTACAAAACTTAAGAAAAATCGTTGCTGATGAGCCAAATGTCACCAGATTACAAGGTACCGTTATTGAAATCATGAAAGATGACAAAAACGAAGTTTACGGTGCTAAGGTTGATATTCCAACCCGTGGTAAGGTTGTCTTCAAGGCTAACTTGACCTTCGTCTGTGACGGTATCTTCTCCCGTTTCAGAACCGAATTACACCCAGACCATCAATCTAGAGttgattcttcttttattgGTATGGCTTTATACAACGCTGACATGCCAGCTCCAAAGCACGGTCACGTTATCTTAGGTAACAACCACCTGCCAATCATCTGTTACCAAATTTCCCCAGAAGAAGTCAGATTATTATGTGCTTACAACTCTGCCAAGTTGCCAAGTGATATTAAAGGTTGGATGACTAAAGAAGTTCAACCATTCATTCCAAAGAAATTACGTCCATCTTTCGACGCTGCTTTAGCTGAAGGTAAATTCAAATCTATGCCAAATTCCTACTTACCAGCCATTCCTAACCAAATTACCGGTTTATGTGTTATTGGTGATGCCTTAAATCAAAGACATCCATTAACCGGTGGTGGTATGACCGTCGGTTTACAAGATGTTGTCTTattaatgaagaagatttCTGACTTAGATTTCAACGACCGTGAATTAGTCTTAGATGAAATCTTAGATTTCAACTACGAAAAGAAGGACTACGGCGTTGTCATTAACGTCTTATCCATTGCTCTATACGCTCTATTCGCTGCTAACACTCCAGAGTTAAAGGTTTTACAAAAGGGTTGTTTCAAATACTTCCAAAGAGGTGGTGACAGTATTGCTGTCCCAGCTCGTTTCTTAGCTGGTGTCTTACCAAAGCCATTAGTATTAACCAGAGTTTTCTTCGCTGTCGCATTCTATGCTTGTTACATCAACATCCAAGAACAAGGTTTAGTTGGTTTTTTCCAAGCATTCTCCATTCTAATAACTGCTTTCAAAGTCTTCACTCCATTCTTATACGAAGAAATGTTCAGTTAA
- the ATF2 gene encoding alcohol O-acetyltransferase (similar to Saccharomyces cerevisiae ATF2 (YGR177C); ancestral locus Anc_5.184): MSLEALSFDEYKPYITEELIERGHARRMGHLQDYFAIIQRQKLYNNFNIYCELNEKVNKVQLSHAFREMFLQYPALIEYIVPKFYPKHEAYYRSEEYLSKPCPIHDYIRVLNEVNINDIIMNEQDEYKSITTKISDIFVKNDYKFSNEISEMVSTIKIAICDPKKPNWRIICLPSKTSSTEWKDFILVSNHFDSDGTSAVNFFEDLTNILSKQANVENDTIVIGNDINIINYSKDYKLISKLPIPITERISYTPTLSSIPKFIVGNICKTKLQYTSDGGDTPAEFVSEDPLTYDYLINFSSEEVAKMKKTIKNCLYNSVTLTPFIQACFFVAMYKYNKILNLNNWWQWGVDCALATNARRLLPDDPETRDLYRYGSNVGGTHYFNLISQFNINEFEYDKFFKLVDYYHKNYQNSYRNGDELVGFGVLFSDLIINNTNMDKTIKDDYTNHKRGGLLFSNVGYRNEDLTKKVHVNNIIFSQSPGCMKFTFGLNLISTDKCGMNILMNGVRGSVKSRENFEDFCRFFRKTVENFAKL, encoded by the coding sequence ATGAGTTTGGAAGCTTTGTCATTTGATGAGTACAAACCGTACATTACTGAAGAATTGATTGAGAGAGGACATGCCAGACGTATGGGCCATTTACAAGATTATTTTGCAATTATACAAAGACAAAAGCTTTacaataatttcaatatttattgtgAGCTAAATGAGAAAGTCAATAAAGTTCAATTGAGCCATGCTTTTAGAGAAATGTTTTTGCAATATCCAGctttaattgaatatattgtaCCAAAATTTTATCCAAAGCACGAAGCATATTATAGAAGTGAAGAATATTTGAGCAAACCTTGTCCAATTCATGATTACATTAGAGTTCTTAACGAAGTTAACAtcaatgatattattatgaaTGAACAAGATGAATACAAGTCAATTACTACTAAAATAAgtgatatttttgtaaaaaacgattataaattttcaaatgaaatttcagAAATGGTAAGCACAATTAAAATCGCTATCTGTGATCCTAAGAAACCTAACTGGAGAATCATTTGTTTACCATCTAAAACTAGTTCTACAGAGTGGAAAGATTTTATTCTTGTCTCGAACCATTTTGATAGTGACGGTACTAGTGctgttaatttttttgaagatttaaCTAATATTTTAAGCAAACAAGCTAATGTGGAAAATGATACTATCGTCATTGGAAATGATATTAACATTATCAATTATTCCAAGGATTATAAGTTAATTAGCAAATTACCTATTCCGATTACTGAAAGAATTAGTTATACACCAACATTGTCTTCTATTCCAAAGTTTATTGTCGGGAATATTTGTAAAACTAAATTGCAATACACTTCTGATGGAGGTGATACTCCTGCTGAGTTTGTGTCGGAAGATCCATTAACTTATGATTACTTGATCAATTTTTCCAGTGAGGAAGTTGCtaaaatgaagaagacaATAAAGAATTGTTTGTATAATTCAGTTACATTGACTCCATTTATCCAAGCATGTTTCTTTGTTGCCATGTATAAATACaacaaaattttaaatttaaataactGGTGGCAATGGGGTGTTGATTGTGCACTGGCTACCAATGCTAGAAGATTATTGCCTGACGATCCTGAAACCAGGGATTTGTATAGATACGGTTCTAATGTTGGTGGTACACACtatttcaatttaatttctcaattcaatatcaatgaatttgaatacgataaattcttcaaattggTTGACTACTACCATaagaattatcaaaattcCTACCGCAATGGAGACGAATTAGTTGGTTTTGGTGTCTTATTCAGTGATTTGATCATTAATAACACTAATATGGATAAAACAATCAAAGATGATTACACTAACCATAAACGTGGAGGTTTGTTGTTTAGTAACGTTGGCTATCGTAATGAAGATTTGACTAAGAAAGTTcatgttaataatattattttttcacAATCGCCTGGATGTATGAAATTTACATTTGGATTAAATTTGATCTCGACAGACAAGTGTGGTATGAATATCTTAATGAATGGTGTTAGAGGGAGTGTTAAGTCAAGAGAAAACTTTGAAGATTTCTGTAGATTTTTCAGAAAGACTGTTGAAAACTTCGCAAAGTTATAG
- the PBP1 gene encoding Pbp1p (similar to Saccharomyces cerevisiae PBP1 (YGR178C); ancestral locus Anc_5.182) — protein MKGGNFSNKKQSGGSSYHNSNRSHATSQAMFAESPETLASFTDRQDYLFVNSIGSEVTATLFSGTKFSGILSAYNPESKEGIEIVLKFPKLVDVGFSDIDTKDSETKLGETLLFHGKDVAELELNNISFSLDEKYEQANKKREIISQQPIKQQNTTSHTEQSSKFKTDVDISKSAPKIKERELQKWAPEADDSSALNQGLDDGSSNWDQFAVNEKKFGVTSSYDEHFYTTKIDKSHPEYRKRLQEAEKLAKEIESQGSSNIHVAEDRGLIIDDSGMDEEDKYSGVDRRGDELLAALKSNTKPIENKPSKYVPPTLRHQPHHIDPAIISSVTEQSTVGAPASTMKAGPTLNTKNIEGKSDSTKISYSNVVKNGIQKTIYSVGTSTKENFNSKETQIEDLKKFSQKFKVPFKVPEDMKEVVKKSEEPKDSNSTKGSSKASSSGKGTDGKRPSISSRRRHATIFFGSQGLPHSNNRKKEIFNNNFNMFESAKASYDKNIEKAESEMGKEEKIMQPFIIEKPYFTAPTWESTIEKSHKALFPDERVLVQKAQMRLQQRQMRSYDPNMGNHQMQMAMGGMIGYPMSTAGINPLMNGGMSMYVPMQQPMMYPGMVPQMVGVMGSSGKEGAKGMSPQQQYQSLGYGGPAPVHLGNPYMYQGGMTFNQGMAGHSQPQNSHYKPNSHHNSNFNRHNNNNNIYYYNNNNYKNNNNSHYNNHYRNNNANGHPTKNQGNGSESNKNSNTQEPTSKNVNE, from the coding sequence aTGAAAGGCGGtaacttttcaaataaaaagcAGAGCGGTGGTAGTTCTTACCACAATTCTAACCGTTCCCATGCGACATCTCAAGCTATGTTTGCCGAAAGTCCTGAAACTTTAGCATCTTTTACTGATCGTCAAGATTATTTGTTCGTTAACAGTATTGGTTCTGAAGTAACTGCAACTTTGTTTTCAGGGACTAAGTTTTCAGGTATCTTATCTGCCTACAATCCAGAATCAAAAGAAGGAATTGAAATTGTCCTAAAATTTCCAAAACTAGTCGATGTTGGTTTTTCCGATATTGACACTAAGGACTCTGAGACAAAATTGGGAGAAACTTTACTATTCCATGGGAAAGATGTTGCTGAGCTTGAATTAAACAACATTTCCTTTAGTTTGGATGAGAAATATGAACAAGCTAACAAAAAAAGGGAAATTATTTCTCAACAACCAATAAAACAACAGAATACAACAAGTCACACTGAACAATCATCAAAATTCAAGACTGACGTTGACATTTCAAAATCAGCACCAAAGATTAAAGAACGTGAACTTCAAAAATGGGCACCAGAGGCTGATGATAGCTCTGCTTTGAACCAGGGCCTGGATGACGGTTCTTCGAATTGGGATCAATTTGCTGTcaatgaaaagaaattcGGTGTTACTTCTTCATATGATGAGCATTTCTACACTACCAAGATTGATAAGAGTCATCCAGAATATAGAAAAAGACTGCAAGAAGCTGAAAAATTGgcaaaagaaattgaatctCAAGGCTCTTCCAATATCCATGTTGCTGAAGACAGAGGTCTAATTATCGACGATTCTGGAATGGATGAGGAAGACAAGTATTCTGGTGTTGATAGACGAGGGgatgaattattagcaGCATTAAAATCGAACACAAAGCCGATAGAAAACAAACCAAGTAAATATGTTCCCCCAACTTTAAGACATCAACCTCACCATATTGATCCTGCAATCATTTCATCAGTTACTGAACAGTCTACTGTAGGTGCTCCAGCATCTACTATGAAGGCTGGACCAACTTTGAACACAAAGAATATTGAAGGTAAAAGTGATAGTACCAAGATTTCATACTCAAATGTTGTTAAGAATGGCATTCAAAAAACTATTTACTCTGTTGGAACTTCTACCAAAGAGAACTTTAATTCTAAAGAAACAcaaattgaagatttaaaaaagttttctcaaaaatttaaagttCCTTTCAAAGTTCCTGAAGATATGAAGGAAGTTGTTAAAAAGAGTGAAGAACCAAAGGATTCAAATAGTACCAAGGGTAGTTCCAAAGCATCATCTTCTGGTAAAGGAACTGACGGGAAACGTCCATCTATTTCCTCAAGAAGACGTCATGCTACTATCTTTTTTGGAAGCCAAGGTTTGCCACACTCTAATAATCGCAAGAAGGagatttttaataataatttcaatatgtTTGAAAGTGCGAAGGCCTCatatgataaaaatattgaaaaagcAGAAAGTGAAATGGGCaaggaagaaaaaatcaTGCAACCGTTCATAATAGAAAAACCCTACTTCACTGCTCCAACTTGGGAAAGTACTATCGAAAAATCTCACAAAGCATTATTCCCTGATGAAAGAGTACTCGTCCAGAAAGCCCAAATGAGATTACAACAAAGACAAATGAGATCGTATGACCCTAATATGGGCAATCACCAAATGCAGATGGCTATGGGTGGTATGATTGGTTATCCAATGTCTACTGCTGGAATAAATCCCCTCATGAATGGTGGTATGAGTATGTATGTCCCAATGCAACAACCAATGATGTATCCTGGAATGGTTCCTCAGATGGTGGGTGTGATGGGTTCTTCCGGAAAAGAAGGAGCGAAAGGAATGTCACCACAACAACAGTACCAGTCATTAGGCTATGGTGGGCCAGCACCTGTCCATCTTGGTAACCCGTATATGTACCAAGGCGGTATGACATTTAATCAAGGTATGGCAGGGCATTCACAACCTCAAAATTCTCACTACAAACCAAATAGCCACCACAACAGCAACTTCAACCgtcataataataacaataacatttattactataacaataataattataaaaacaataataactCACATTACAATAATCATTACCGTAACAACAACGCTAATGGACACCCTACTAAAAATCAAGGAAATGGTTcagaatcaaataaaaattccaaTACACAAGAACCAACatcaaaaaatgttaatgaaTGA
- the OKP1 gene encoding Okp1p (similar to Saccharomyces cerevisiae OKP1 (YGR179C); ancestral locus Anc_5.181): MSSSPENRFLDEIENDSANSSILMDVNNSKHLRLDELEEADEHTKMSKKLFYSSPHREKPIRNRPVHDEPLSKNNENERGVQAPVREIIINKDTLYDKEEIQPWEFNKVIRKGYKEKLPTNYDLKKWRRPSKTMVNSVIQLLENNIEYGIEGVMNKYKDELEAVTNYNQREIKKVYKQKQSIMDDIVSKIKQRLAKSKFPSRLADKDLDIEYIFAKRKFIQSRYIQELENAERVETELIKSQAELIKLRDTSKKLMKNNRKRLVEKLIDNNLHSSLSKSISNSFNFETNTDSTVLNDTDNNNHSSKFSTDLYELNLEIDLSDDAEEPQMFDTITMQKDRDTNASLYLPSLESYEQTSNKLSKTINSILELNHNKEFKKLNNRNVDNEDD; encoded by the coding sequence ATGTCGTCATCTCCGGAAAATAGATTTCTAGATGAAATCGAAAATGATTCTGCTAATAGTAGTATATTAATGGATGTAAATAATAGTAAACATTTGAGACTGGATGAATTAGAAGAGGCAGATGAACATACAAAAATGAGTAAGAAGTTGTTTTATTCAAGTCCTCATCGTGAAAAGCCGATACGAAATAGACCTGTGCATGATGAACCTCtctcaaaaaataatgagaaTGAAAGAGGAGTCCAGGCTCCAGTAAGAGAAATTATAATCAATAAAGACACTTTGtatgataaagaagaaatccAACCTTGGGAGTTCAATAAAGTCATTAGAAAAGGGTATAAGGAAAAACTGCCAACAAATTATGATCTAAAGAAATGGAGAAGACCATCGAAAACCATGGTTAATTCAGTGattcaattattagaaaataatattgaatatgGGATAGAGGGTGttatgaataaatataaagatgAATTAGAAGCTGTTACTAATTACAATCAAcgagaaattaaaaaagttTATAAACAGAAACAATCTATCATGGATGACATtgtatcaaaaataaaacaaagatTGGCGAAATCAAAATTTCCATCCAGATTAGCTGATAAGGATTtagatattgaatatatatttgctAAGAGAAAGTTTATTCAAAGCAGATATATCCAAGAGCTTGAGAATGCAGAAAGAGTTGAAACTGAACTAATTAAATCACAAGCagaattgattaaattGAGAGATACTAGTAAAAAACTAATGAAAAACAATCGTAAGCGCTTGGTTGAGAAACTAATTGATAACAATTTACATTCCAGTTTAAGCAAATCGATTTCAAACtcctttaattttgaaaccAATACAGATTCAACAGTATTAAATGATACGGATAACAATAATCACAGCAGTAAGTTCAGTACGGATCTTTATGAGCTAAATTTGGAGATAGACTTGTCAGATGATGCAGAAGAACCTCAAATGTTTGACACAATCACTATGCAAAAGGATAGAGATACAAATGCATCGTTGTACTTACCTAGTCTGGAAAGTTATGAACAGACATCAAATAAGTTATCGAAGACTATAAATTCAATACTTGAGCTTAACCATAAtaaagaattcaaaaagCTAAATAACAGAAATGTCgataatgaagatgattAA
- the TPHA0E03200 gene encoding MFS transporter (ancestral locus Anc_5.180) codes for MSYPHLVTSESTSNDHNEDDLESIKSYIPEINETDNQNDGIVNTLSQTISNLSKKSISLGVNEREEILSIVNSHREGVQRVLSDYESLTHGIGPVEEMIDKEAPHKIIPSTTNFYHEEDKWQYPIDSETGFRIVEFVDDDRDDPRTWDARIKWNITVLLGIICFVVAMMSAVVTGDINAPAAHFGVSEEVIILTVSLMVWGFGLGPLVFAPLSEELGRNWIYCTTLFVAVIFIIPCAVAQNIGTLLAFRFLDGLAFSAPMCIIGGSLSDIWRTEERGIAMSIFSAAPFLGPVMGPIVGSLLTVYCGWRWVYIFMIILSGCLYAVLFVFLPETHHQTILKRRAKKLRKLTGDQSYRAVSEIKVRTLKEIANDSLLRPLILLSELIVFLVTMYMAILYGLLYMFFFAYPVVYSEGKGWSDIKTSIMFIPIGVGVLIGTAVSPLFNMDYNRRAQRFIDKGEIPPAELRLIPMMYGCAFVPIGLFCYAWTSFPHVSWAGPCFSGFACGLGFVLLYNPANNYIVDSYQHYAASGLAAKTFVRSMWGGSVPLFTIQMYHRLGYEWASTLMAFIGLACCAIPFLFYRYGATIRKRSKYAYSPSVDVVKVTAEDVENNSNKETTNNTESSSDSY; via the coding sequence ATGTCATATCCGCATTTAGTAACCTCAGAGTCTACTTCCAACGACCATAACGAGGATGATCTGgaatcaattaaatcataTATCCCGGAAATTAACGAGACAGATAATCAAAATGATGGAATTGTAAATACTCTGTCGCAGACGATTTCGAATTTATcgaaaaaatcaatttcattgGGTGTCAAtgaaagagaagaaattCTATCAATTGTAAATTCACATAGAGAAGGTGTCCAGCGTGTCCTGTCAGACTACGAAAGTTTAACCCACGGTATTGGTCCTGTAGAGGAAATGATCGATAAAGAGGCGCCACATAAAATTATACCATCAACCACAAATTTTTACCATGAGGAAGATAAATGGCAGTATCCAATCGATTCAGAGACTGGGTTCCGTATTGTCGAGTTTGTGGATGACGATAGAGATGATCCCAGGACTTGGGATGCAAGAATAAAATGGAATATCACTGTCCTATTAGGTATAATCTGTTTCGTCGTCGCAATGATGTCGGCTGTTGTCACAGGTGATATCAATGCCCCAGCAGCTCATTTCGGCGTCTCTGAAGAGGTCATAATTTTGACTGTCTCTCTAATGGTTTGGGGTTTCGGTCTAGGTCCGTTAGTTTTCGCTCCTCTATCCGAGGAATTAGGTAGAAACTGGATTTACTGCACAACTTTATTTGTCGCTGTCATATTTATCATTCCTTGTGCCGTGGCTCAGAACATTGGAACTTTGCTTGCATTCAGGTTCCTAGATGGTCTAGCTTTTTCTGCACCAATGTGCATCATCGGTGGTTCCTTGAGTGATATCTGGAGAACGGAAGAACGTGGTATCGCTATGTCTATTTTCTCTGCTGCCCCATTTTTAGGTCCTGTCATGGGTCCAATCGTTGGCTCTCTATTAACAGTGTACTGTGGTTGGAGATGGGTTTACATCTTCATGATCATCTTAAGTGGGTGCTTATACGCAGTTTTATTCGTCTTTTTACCTGAAACCCATCATCAAACTATACTGAAAAGAAGAGctaaaaaattaagaaaactAACTGGCGACCAATCGTACAGAGCAGTCTCTGAAATTAAAGTTAGAacattaaaagaaattgcAAATGACAGTTTATTAAGacctttaattttattgagTGAATTGATTGTATTTTTAGTCACTATGTATATGGCAATTCTTTACGGTTTGTTATACATGTTCTTCTTTGCCTATCCTGTTGTCTATTCCGAAGGTAAAGGTTGGAGTGATATCAAGACAAGCATCATGTTTATCCCAATTGGTGTAGGTGTTTTAATTGGAACTGCAGTTTCTCCTCTATTTAACATGGATTACAACAGGAGAGCTCAACGTTTTATCGATAAAGGTGAAATTCCACCTGCCGAGCTTAGACTAATCCCAATGATGTATGGTTGTGCTTTTGTTCCAATTGGCTTATTTTGTTATGCTTGGACTTCTTTCCCACATGTTTCTTGGGCTGGTCCATGTTTCTCAGGTTTTGCATGTGGTTTAGGTTTTGTTTTACTATATAATCCAGCCAATAACTACATTGTCGACTCGTATCAACATTATGCTGCATCAGGTCTAGCTGCTAAGACATTTGTTAGATCGATGTGGGGTGGTTCGGTTCCATTATTCACAATTCAAATGTATCACAGATTAGGTTACGAATGGGCTTCAACATTAATGGCCTTTATCGGTCTAGCATGCTGTGCAATCCCATTCCTATTCTACAGATATGGTGCTACCATTAGGAAAAGATCAAAGTATGCATATTCTCCATCTGTTGATGTCGTTAAAGTAACTGCTGAAGATGTCGAAAATAACtcaaataaagaaaccaCAAACAATACAGAGTCTAGTTCTGATTCATATTAA